ACAGCAGAATATGTTGTATTAGATGGTGCTTTGGCTTTAGCATTACCAACCAAATTAGGTCAACAATTAAAAGTATATCAAAACGATACAGATATTATTACTTATACTGCTTATAATTTCAGAAATGAAAAATGGTTTGAAGCAAAGTTTGATATAGCTTTAAACTTACTCAACAAATTTCCAACGCTAGAAGAAAAAAAACTACAACAAATTTTTAAAGCTATTGCTTCATTAAATACAAATGTCAATTTTATCAACTATCGATTTGAATCTTATTTAGAATTTCCAAATAATTACGGTTTAGGTAGTAGTTCTACCATAATTGCTTTGTTAGCAAAGTTTTTTAAAGTAAATCCATATCAATTATTAGCAAAAACATTTGGTGGTTCTGGTTACGATATTGCTTGTGCCTTTCAAAATCAAGCTATTTTATATCAATTAATAGACAACAATAAAGAACAACCGAAAGTAGAAACGGTAGATTTTAATCCAAGTTTTATTGATAAACTGTTTTTTGTACATCTCAACGAAAAACAAAACTCGCAAGAAGCTGTTGCTAGATATAAAAATTTGAAAATCAAATTAAAAGAAGACTTAATCAAAGCAATCAATGAAATCACCAATAAAATATTAAACAGCAATAACCTTGTTGAATTTTGTAATTTATTAGAAGCTCATGAACAAATTATTTCTATTGCTACAGAACAAGCTACTATAAAATCTGTTTTGTTTGATGATTTTAATGGCACTATAAAATCGTTAGGCGCTTGGAATGGCGATTTTATTCTAGCAGTTGGAAATGAAAATGAAGTATATAATTATTTTCAACAAAAAGGATTTTCTACTATTATTCCTTACAAAAAACTTATTTTATAATATTATATAAGATTTTTTTAGTCGTAATGAAATCTACATTTAGCAATTAGAATTTGGTCTTCTTCATATTTGTAAATCAGTCTGTGTTCTTCATCTATTCGTCGCGACCAAAAACCAGCGTATTTATATTTTAAAGGTTTAGGTTTTCCAATTCCTTCAAAAGGATTTCTTGAAATATCTTTCAGTAAATCATTAATTCTTTTTAGTTTCTTTTTATCCGTTTTTTGCCAAGACAAATAATCTTCCCAAGATTCATCTACAAAAACATATTTCATTTTATTCTTCGATTAATTGTTTTTCATAAGATTTTCCTTTCTTCAATTTTTCAATTGCAGCATCTAAACGCATTTCATTTTTTCGAGAAGATAATTCATGATTGGTAGCAATAAGAGCATTGTATTCATCAAGCGACATTACTACAATTCCAGAATCTTTTCCTCTATTTATAATTAGCGTTTCAAAATTCTTTGTAACTCTATCTAAATAAGATTTTATATCTTTTCTAAAATCAGAAACACTAGTAACTAACATAATTTTGTACTTTTATTAGTACAAATATAAGTACAAATTTTAATACAACAAAATCTTATAAAGTGTTTTTAATTTATTGTCTTAAACTGAATAAACAATAACTTTTTATTAAATCAAAAAACAACAAAATTAATTCCAATTAATTGACTAACTTAGCCATTTTCCTCAAGAACTTGCTTTAAATTTTAATGGTACACATTTTGTGGTAATAAAACTATACATGAAGCAAGCTGAAACAATTTTAGAAAAAAGACCGGAAACTGCCAAAAAGCTTTATCCATATCAACAAGAATACATTGAAAAAATATTTAATACACTAACCAATAATACTAAAAACGATAATATTATTTTTCAGCTACCAACTGGTGGTGGAAAAACAGTTATTTTTTCTGAAATTGCCAGACGATATTTAGCACAATACAATCAAAAAATATTAATTCTTACACATAGAATTGAGTTACTAAAACAAACAGCAAAAGCACTAGAAGAAGTACATATTCACTGCAAATATATTACTAGTGAAGTAGATACTATAGACAATACTCAAAACTACGATTGTTACTTGGCAATGGTAGAAACTTTGAACAATCGACTTAAAGAAGATGAGAGTTTTATAGAAGGCATTCGTTTAGTTATTGTTGATGAAGCTCACTACAACTCATTTAGAAAAATTTTTAAATATTTTAAAAACGCAACTATTCTTGGTGTAACAGCTACGCCATTAAGTTCTAATGTAAATCTGCCATTGCGTCAAAATTATCAAAAATTAATTGTTGGCGACTCAATCAAAGAACTTATTGCAAAAGGTTATTTAAGTGATGCTACAACTTTTTCGTTTGATGTACATTTAGGTAATCTAAAAATTGGTATCGATGGAGATTATACCATCAATTCTCTAGACAGAATTTATATGGGATTTGAAATGCACGACAAGCTACTTCAAGTGTATAATGAAAAAGCAAAAGGCACAAAAACACTTATTTTTAATAGTTCTGTTGCCACTTCAAAATCGGTAGAAAAGTTTTTTTTAGACAATGGCGTAGAAATAAAACACCTAGATAGTACTAGCAAAAAACAAGAGCGAAAAGATGTATTACAATGGTTGAAAGAAACACCAAATGCTATAGTTACTAGTGTTGGAATTTTAACAACAGGTTTTGATGAACCAACAGTAGAAACCATTATTTTAAATAGAGCAACGCGTTCGCTTACGCTGTATCATCAAATGATTGGTCGTGGTTCTAGACAAACAAAAAACAAAAATCATTTTAATATTATTGATTTAGGAAACAATGCCAAACGATTAGGTCTTTGGAAAGATTTTATAGATTGGCAAGATGTATTTGTCAATCCAGATAAATTTTTAGAACATTTATACGATAGAGAAGTAAAAATGGAAAAAGGATTGATGTACGAAATTTCTGACGAAGTAAAAGCACTTTTTCCAAACACTAGCGATTTTAATTTTGATATGGAAGAACGCTATCAGTTCTACTATATGAAAAGCGAAAAAACATTGAAAGCACTAGATGACGCTATTGACAATCATCAAAAAAGAATAGCAGAAAATGTTACCAATTACTTAGATGCCATTCCTTTAATTAATATACTACAACCAGAAATTGAATATCGATTAAATGTATATACTAATTGTTTATCAAAAGCATCTAAAAACTACTTTAGCTTTTTACTAGAAAACTACAACAAAGATTTACACGCCAAACTAAAATCAAACTTGCCTTTTAGTGATTGATTTATAGTTTAAATTCGTAATTTTTTATATCTTGTTCTTTAAACAGTAAAATATGTCGTTTAAAGCAAATAGCAAAAAACTAATTTTATTCTTAATAACACTCCTTTTTTCTTCTAATTTAATCTTTGCCAACCAAGTTGACCAACAAATAGATAAAGCATTTGGTAGTGCAACAGGTTGGTTTGTAAAGTTTATTTTTTATGCCATTCCTTTTTCAGAAAATGTTGCTATTCCTTGGGTATTGTTTCCATTAATTATAGGTGCTGTTTACTTTACTATCTATTTTAACTTTGTCAATTTCAGAAATTTTAAAACCGCTATTCAAATTGTAAGTGGCAAGTTCGATAAATTAGACCAAGACCATGCTACTAATGTAAATCCATCGGCTAATTTACATACTGTAGATGGTGACATTGTAGATACGATTAAAGATGAAGCTGCAACTGGAGAAGTTACACACTTTCAAGCGTTAACAGCTGCACTTTCTGGTACTGTTGGATTAGGTAATATTGCAGGCGTTGCTGTTGCTATTTCTATTGGTGGTGCTGGTGCTACTTTTTGGATGATTGTAGCTGGATTAATTGGTATGGCATCTAAATTTACAGAGTGTACGCTTGGTGTAAAGTATAGAGATATAGATGCTAATGGTGTGGTTTATGGTGGACCAATGTACTATTTGAAAAAAGGTTTTGCAGAAATGAATCTTGGAACTCTTGGTAGAATTTTAGCAGTACTTTTTGCTATTATGTGTATTGGTGGTTCTTTTGGTGGAGGCAATATGTTTCAAGCCAATCAAGCATTTAAAATGTTTGTAAATATTACTGGTGGCGAAAATAGTTTTGCTATGGGTTATGGTTGGCTCTTTGGTTTAATTATGGCTGTTATTGTAGCTGTTGTAATTATTGGAGGCATTAAATCTATTGCAAGAGTAACCGATAAAATTGTACCATTTATGGTTGGTATTTATGTAATAGCATCTCTCATTATAATTTTTATGCATCTTGGACATTTAGGTACTGCTTTTAAAGAAATTATTGACGGTGCTTTTTCAGCAAAAAGTGTAGCTGGTGGTGCTATTGGTGTGTTAATACAAGGATTTAAACGAGCTGCTTTTTCTAATGAAGCTGGCATTGGTTCTGCGTCTATTGCTCACTCTGCTGTAAAAACAAAGTATCCAGCATCCGAAGGCTTGGTTGGTTTATTAGAACCATTTATAGATACCGTTATTGTTTGTACCATGACTGCTTTAATTATTATAATTACAGATCATCATTTAGTTGGTGCAAGTAGTACAGATGAAGGCGTTAAACTTACTTCTGATGCATTTGCTTCTGTATTGCCTTGGTTTCCGTATATTTTAGCATTAGCAGTAATTTTATTCGCTTTTTCTACTATGATTTCTTGGTCGTACTATGGTGTACAAGCATGGTCGTATTTATTTGGAAGAAGCAAAGCAACAGAATATACTTACAAAGTAATTTTTTGTTTATTTGTAATTATAGGAGCAGCATCTAGTTTAGGTTCTGTAATAGATTTTTCTGATGCCATGATTTTTGCCATGATGGTTCCCAATATGGTAGGATTATTATTACTAGCACCAAAAGCTAAAAAAGAACTCAAGCGATATTTAGAAGCGATAAAGAATAGTTAGTCATTTGTCAGAAAGTTAATAGTCATTTGTAAGTTGCTATTGTAAATATTCCTCTACAAATTGATAACAAAAGGTTTTGATGGCTGTTCTTGTTGTTCCAAATGCTGTTTTAATTTCCTGTTCTGTTCCTATTACTTTTGATGGATCTGAAAAGTTTTGATGAATGATTATTGCATTGCTAGGAAAATACGGACAGTTTTCTTTGGCATGATCGCAAACAGTAATTACAAAATCAAAGTCAATATTTTTATATTCATTAATATGATTAGAAGTATGATGTGAAATATCTATTCCATCTTCTAGTAAAGTTGCAACTGCATTTTTGTTTAAACCATGTGTTTCTATTCCTGCACTATAAACCATTGCTTTGTCTTTTGCAAACAATTGTAAGTACGCTTCAGCCATTTGACTTCTACAACTATTTCCTGTACAAAGTACTAATATTTTTTTCATCTATCAATATTAAACAAATAACCAAATAATATTTATTATACAAAACTTCGGCTCAAAACCCCAAATGAGTTGTAAAATAGTTATAGCACCAACTATTATAAATTTCTTTTTATGTGTAATGATAAATGCTTTCATCGTTTAGCAACATCCACTATTTGGTGTACAACAAGTTGAAGTGTTTTCTACTTGTAGTTTTTCTTCTGGAATACCACATTTATCTTTCGCTAAACAGTCGGTTTGTTTTGGAAGCAATATAAAATTAGCACCATCAAAATCTAAATCAAATAAACTTATTGTTGCTGTTTGATATTGTACTTCTATTTCTAAGTCTTCTTGGTTTAATACTTTTCCTGAAAGCTGAATGATGTCTAATACTTTTTGTGGTTGCAATTTGTGTTCTATATCATTAGCAACCCAAAGTTGAATACAAATATTTTTTTCAATGCGTTCTGTTCCTCCACAATCTATAAAGTGTTTAGTTTGTAAACCTACTTCAGTAATATGAAAATGTTTTGGTATTAGATTTCCATCATACGATACTATATTTATAGAATCAATTGTATTTAAGTAGTTTTTAAATTCTGATAATTTCATATTATATATTTTTTATTAACAACAATTATTTTCTTTTACATTAAGTTGATTAGTTATATTAAAACAAAATAAATTTATAATTTCAATAGCATCTGCATTTATACAATAACAAATCGCATTGCCTTCTATAGTGCCTTTAATTATGTTGGCATTTTTCAGTTCTTTTAAATGCTGAGATATAGTAGGTTGAGCCAATGGTAGTTCATTAACAATATCTCCACAAATACATTTATTGGTTGTTAAAAGATATTCTATAATAGCAATTCTTGCAGGATGACCAAGTGCTTTTGCTATGGTAGCAACAGTATTTTGTTCATCTGAAAAGCAATCTGTTTTGGTAACTCCCATTTTTAAATTATAATATTGCAATATTACGATAAAGAAATTGTATTTTAAAACTATTCTCTTAATTTTTGTTTCAAAAACTCAATCCAAGAAAAAAAGAATGCCTAATTATGTTGCTAGAAATTCTTACAGATACTGGTTGCCTTTTTTCATCTTAATATCGTGTGTAATTTCCTTGATACTTTGTTCGTCTTGTTTTTTACAAATCAATAAAACATCATCGGTATCTACTACAATAAAATCTTCTAAACCATTTAAAACTACCAATTTATCATCTGGTACGCTAATCATATTGTTGTTTGCATTATACACTATTACATTTTTGCCATTTACCGCATTTTGTAAATAGTCTTTTTCTTTTTCTTCGTATAAAGATGCCCAAGTTCCTAAATCACTCCAACCAAAATTTGCAGGAAAAACAAAAACATTATCTGCTTTTTCCATAATACCAAAATCTATTGAAATATTCGGACAAGTAACAAATGCTTGTTCTATTGCCTTTGGTTCATCTGCTGTTCCTAAGTATTGTTTCGCTTCAGCAAAAGCATCATAAACTTCGTCTAAATATTGTTCAAAAGCACCTAAAATACTTTTAGTACTCCAAATAAAAATACCAGCATTCCATAAAAAGTCACCACTTTCAATAAACTGTTTTGCTACTTCTAGTTTTGGTTTTTCTGTAAAAGTTTTCACTTTATATACACCTTCATCTTTGCCATCGTCAATATATTGAATATAACCATAACCAGTGTCTGGTCTGCTTGGTTGAATGCCTAAAGTAGCCAATGCATTGTGTGTAGCACAAAAATTAAGTGCTTTGTTTGCTATACGAACAAATTCTTCTTCTTGCAAAATAACATGGTCGCTAGGAGCTACTATAATATTTGCATTTTCATTTAACTGATTAATTTTCATAGCAGCATAAGCAATACAAGGCGCTGTGTTTTTTCTTGCTGGCTCTGCTAAAATTTGTTCGTCTTTAATGGTTGGTATTTGTTGTTTTATTTGTGCTATATAGCTTTCATGAGTAAGTATATAAATGTTTTCGCTAGGACAAATTTTTAAAAATCTATCATAGGTTTGTTGAATAAGCGTTTTGCCTGTTCCTAATATGTCTAAGAATTGTTTAGGTTGACTGGTTCTACTTGCTGGCCAAAACCTACTGCCTATTCCTCCAGCCATAATTGCAGCATAATTATTGTTCATGTATTTCTTTTTGCTGGTGTAAATGTAAGAAATACAATTTAATAAAAATAAAGTAATAAAGTATTGAGTTTTTACAGCTAACTTTAAAAATAATTATTATATTTATATAGTTATACGCTTATACTAGACTACAATTATATCGTAAGGAATGACAACAAAAATTTTAGATTTAGAAGAATCTTTGAAGCAATACTTTGGCTTTGATAAGTTTAAAGGCAACCAAAAACAAATAATACAGAGTATTTTAAACCAACAAGATACTTTTGTAATTATGCCAACAGGTGGTGGTAAATCATTATGTTACCAGTTACCAGCAATAATTTCTGAAGGAACAGCTATCGTAATTTCTCCTTTAATAGCACTAATGAAAAACCAAGTGGATTTAGTTAGAGGTTATAGCAACCAAGATAATATTGCACATTTTTTAAATTCGCAACTCAACAAAACACAAATAGCACAAGTAAAAGCTGATGTTACCAATGAAGTAACTAAACTATTATATGTTGCTCCAGAATCATTAATAAAAGAAGAAAATATTGCTTTTTTAAAAAGCATTAACATCTCTTTTGTTGCTGTTGATGAAGCTCATTGTATTTCTGAATGGGGACACGATTTTAGACCTGAGTACAGAAAAATAAAAGCAATGCTCGAAGACATTGGCTCTAAAATTCCTGTGGTAGCACTTACTGCTACTGCTACGCCAAAAGTACAGCACGATATTATCAAGACGCTAGGAATGAAAACGCCAAAAGTGTTTTTGTCTTCATTTTTAAGAGATAATTTATACTACGAAATTCGACCTAAAACTAGCAAACAAGATGCGATAAAAGACATCATAAAGTTTATAAAAAAGCAAAACGGAAAAAGTGGTATCATTTATTGCTTAAGTAGAAACAATACCGAAGATTTGGCAGAAACACTTTCTGTAAATGGAATTAATGCTGTTGCTTATCATGCTGGATTAGATGCTAAAACAAGAAATGAAAGACAAGACCATTTTTTGATGGAAGAAGTACAAGTAATTGTAGCGACTATTGCTTTTGGTATGGGAATTGATAAACCAGATGTGCGATTTGTAATTCATTTTGATGTACCAAAATCGCTAGAAAACTACTATCAAGAAACTGGTAGAGCTGGTAGAGATGGTTTGCAAGGCGATTGTATTGCTTACTTTTCGCCTAAAGAAATACATAAGTTTGAAAAATTCATTCTTAGCAATAAAGAAAAGTCGGTTACTGAAAAAGAAATTGCAGTTCAACAACTCACTGAAGTAGAAGCATATGTGCAAAGTGCTGAGTGTAGAAAACGATTTGTACTACATTATTTTGGTGAAGAAATGGAACACGAATGCAACAAAATGTGTGACAACTGTGCCAATCCGAAAGAAGCCGTAAATATAAAAAATGAAATGTTAATGGTGTTAGATGCCATCAAACAAACCAACGAACATACCAATACTGCTAATTTGGTAAATATACTTACTGGTAGAAAATCGGCAGACATTACTACGCTTAATCAAGACAAATTAAAATGTTTTGGTGTTGGTAAAGACAATAATATGTTGTTTTGGAACTCTGTTATTCAAAAAGCACTTTTGGAAAATTTAATCAAAAAAGATATTGAAAGCTTTGGAATTTTAATGCTAACAGACAAAGCACACGAGTTTATTGAAAAACCAAAAGCCATACAAGTTGTTTTAAATCACAAGTTTGAAACTGATGATTCTGATGATGACACAGAAGTAATACAACTAAACCAAAAAAGTGGAAGTGTACTTGAACCTGTTTTATTAAGTCTTTTAAAAGATTTAAGAAAAACCGAAGCCAAGAAACATAAAGTACCAACTTATGTTGTTTTTCAAGATCCATCTTTAGAAGAAATGGCAACACTGTTTCCTATTACCGAAGAAGAATTATCAAATATTGCTGGTGTAAGTTTAGGTAAAGCCAAACGATATGGTAAAGCATTTATTAATGCTATTAAAAAATATATAGAAGAAAATAATATAGACCGAGTTAGTGAGTTTGACAATATTAAAAGCAAAGACAATAACTCTAATACCAAAATAAATATTATTAAAGCAATTGACAAGCGAATGTCTTTAGATGATATTGCTGATACTTACAATATGGACATGGACAAACTAATTGCCGAAATTGAAAGTATTGTGCATACTGGAACAAAAGTGAATATCAATTATTACATTGATGAAGTTGTTGACGAAGATATACAAGAAGAAATTTACGACTACTTTATGAGTGCTAGCACTGACGATATTGATGTTGCTTACAAAACACTTAAAGAAGAAGACATTGAATTAGAAGAAATTCAGTTGACAAGAATTAAGTTTTTAAGCGAGTTAGCAAATTAATTATTAACTATGCACTCGCAAAGTTTCTGCCAAGTGTAGTAGAGTAATCTTCGTTAATGTTGTTATTATGTTGGTCTACAATTGGATTCATAATATAAAACCAAAGTGGAGGAAATAAAGCACAAATCATCATTGCAGGATAACCGTTTGGCATTTGTGGTGCATTATCAAAATGTCTGAGTATTTGATATTTTCTACTAGCATTGTAGTGATGATCGCTGTGTCTGGTTAATTCAAACAAAAACAATCTACCAAGCGTTCTGTTTGT
Above is a genomic segment from Chitinophagales bacterium containing:
- a CDS encoding NTP transferase domain-containing protein, which codes for MNNNYAAIMAGGIGSRFWPASRTSQPKQFLDILGTGKTLIQQTYDRFLKICPSENIYILTHESYIAQIKQQIPTIKDEQILAEPARKNTAPCIAYAAMKINQLNENANIIVAPSDHVILQEEEFVRIANKALNFCATHNALATLGIQPSRPDTGYGYIQYIDDGKDEGVYKVKTFTEKPKLEVAKQFIESGDFLWNAGIFIWSTKSILGAFEQYLDEVYDAFAEAKQYLGTADEPKAIEQAFVTCPNISIDFGIMEKADNVFVFPANFGWSDLGTWASLYEEKEKDYLQNAVNGKNVIVYNANNNMISVPDDKLVVLNGLEDFIVVDTDDVLLICKKQDEQSIKEITHDIKMKKGNQYL
- a CDS encoding type II toxin-antitoxin system Phd/YefM family antitoxin; this translates as MLVTSVSDFRKDIKSYLDRVTKNFETLIINRGKDSGIVVMSLDEYNALIATNHELSSRKNEMRLDAAIEKLKKGKSYEKQLIEE
- a CDS encoding Txe/YoeB family addiction module toxin, which gives rise to MKYVFVDESWEDYLSWQKTDKKKLKRINDLLKDISRNPFEGIGKPKPLKYKYAGFWSRRIDEEHRLIYKYEEDQILIAKCRFHYD
- a CDS encoding winged helix-turn-helix transcriptional regulator, coding for MGVTKTDCFSDEQNTVATIAKALGHPARIAIIEYLLTTNKCICGDIVNELPLAQPTISQHLKELKNANIIKGTIEGNAICYCINADAIEIINLFCFNITNQLNVKENNCC
- a CDS encoding alanine:cation symporter family protein; protein product: MSFKANSKKLILFLITLLFSSNLIFANQVDQQIDKAFGSATGWFVKFIFYAIPFSENVAIPWVLFPLIIGAVYFTIYFNFVNFRNFKTAIQIVSGKFDKLDQDHATNVNPSANLHTVDGDIVDTIKDEAATGEVTHFQALTAALSGTVGLGNIAGVAVAISIGGAGATFWMIVAGLIGMASKFTECTLGVKYRDIDANGVVYGGPMYYLKKGFAEMNLGTLGRILAVLFAIMCIGGSFGGGNMFQANQAFKMFVNITGGENSFAMGYGWLFGLIMAVIVAVVIIGGIKSIARVTDKIVPFMVGIYVIASLIIIFMHLGHLGTAFKEIIDGAFSAKSVAGGAIGVLIQGFKRAAFSNEAGIGSASIAHSAVKTKYPASEGLVGLLEPFIDTVIVCTMTALIIIITDHHLVGASSTDEGVKLTSDAFASVLPWFPYILALAVILFAFSTMISWSYYGVQAWSYLFGRSKATEYTYKVIFCLFVIIGAASSLGSVIDFSDAMIFAMMVPNMVGLLLLAPKAKKELKRYLEAIKNS
- a CDS encoding arsenate reductase ArsC, producing the protein MKKILVLCTGNSCRSQMAEAYLQLFAKDKAMVYSAGIETHGLNKNAVATLLEDGIDISHHTSNHINEYKNIDFDFVITVCDHAKENCPYFPSNAIIIHQNFSDPSKVIGTEQEIKTAFGTTRTAIKTFCYQFVEEYLQ
- the recQ gene encoding DNA helicase RecQ: MTTKILDLEESLKQYFGFDKFKGNQKQIIQSILNQQDTFVIMPTGGGKSLCYQLPAIISEGTAIVISPLIALMKNQVDLVRGYSNQDNIAHFLNSQLNKTQIAQVKADVTNEVTKLLYVAPESLIKEENIAFLKSINISFVAVDEAHCISEWGHDFRPEYRKIKAMLEDIGSKIPVVALTATATPKVQHDIIKTLGMKTPKVFLSSFLRDNLYYEIRPKTSKQDAIKDIIKFIKKQNGKSGIIYCLSRNNTEDLAETLSVNGINAVAYHAGLDAKTRNERQDHFLMEEVQVIVATIAFGMGIDKPDVRFVIHFDVPKSLENYYQETGRAGRDGLQGDCIAYFSPKEIHKFEKFILSNKEKSVTEKEIAVQQLTEVEAYVQSAECRKRFVLHYFGEEMEHECNKMCDNCANPKEAVNIKNEMLMVLDAIKQTNEHTNTANLVNILTGRKSADITTLNQDKLKCFGVGKDNNMLFWNSVIQKALLENLIKKDIESFGILMLTDKAHEFIEKPKAIQVVLNHKFETDDSDDDTEVIQLNQKSGSVLEPVLLSLLKDLRKTEAKKHKVPTYVVFQDPSLEEMATLFPITEEELSNIAGVSLGKAKRYGKAFINAIKKYIEENNIDRVSEFDNIKSKDNNSNTKINIIKAIDKRMSLDDIADTYNMDMDKLIAEIESIVHTGTKVNINYYIDEVVDEDIQEEIYDYFMSASTDDIDVAYKTLKEEDIELEEIQLTRIKFLSELAN
- a CDS encoding DEAD/DEAH box helicase, whose translation is MKQAETILEKRPETAKKLYPYQQEYIEKIFNTLTNNTKNDNIIFQLPTGGGKTVIFSEIARRYLAQYNQKILILTHRIELLKQTAKALEEVHIHCKYITSEVDTIDNTQNYDCYLAMVETLNNRLKEDESFIEGIRLVIVDEAHYNSFRKIFKYFKNATILGVTATPLSSNVNLPLRQNYQKLIVGDSIKELIAKGYLSDATTFSFDVHLGNLKIGIDGDYTINSLDRIYMGFEMHDKLLQVYNEKAKGTKTLIFNSSVATSKSVEKFFLDNGVEIKHLDSTSKKQERKDVLQWLKETPNAIVTSVGILTTGFDEPTVETIILNRATRSLTLYHQMIGRGSRQTKNKNHFNIIDLGNNAKRLGLWKDFIDWQDVFVNPDKFLEHLYDREVKMEKGLMYEISDEVKALFPNTSDFNFDMEERYQFYYMKSEKTLKALDDAIDNHQKRIAENVTNYLDAIPLINILQPEIEYRLNVYTNCLSKASKNYFSFLLENYNKDLHAKLKSNLPFSD
- a CDS encoding GHMP kinase — protein: MLLFDEKANGKILLTAEYVVLDGALALALPTKLGQQLKVYQNDTDIITYTAYNFRNEKWFEAKFDIALNLLNKFPTLEEKKLQQIFKAIASLNTNVNFINYRFESYLEFPNNYGLGSSSTIIALLAKFFKVNPYQLLAKTFGGSGYDIACAFQNQAILYQLIDNNKEQPKVETVDFNPSFIDKLFFVHLNEKQNSQEAVARYKNLKIKLKEDLIKAINEITNKILNSNNLVEFCNLLEAHEQIISIATEQATIKSVLFDDFNGTIKSLGAWNGDFILAVGNENEVYNYFQQKGFSTIIPYKKLIL